One part of the Raphanus sativus cultivar WK10039 chromosome 7, ASM80110v3, whole genome shotgun sequence genome encodes these proteins:
- the LOC108816534 gene encoding probable xyloglucan endotransglucosylase/hydrolase protein 5 translates to MQCLLAAIRVRMGRLPITLCLTFLAMATVTFGVAPKKAVDVPFGRNYFPTWAFDHIKYLNGGSEVHLVLDKYTGTGFQSKGSYLFGHFSMHIKMVPGDSAGTVTAFYLSSQSSSIHDEIDFEFLGNRTGQPYILQTNVFTGGKGNREQRINLWFDPSKDYHSYSVLWNMYQIVFFVDDVPIRVFKNSKDIGVKFPFNQPMKIYSSLWNADDWATRGGLEKTNWAKAPFVASYRGFHVDGCEASVNAKFCETQGKRWWDQKEFQDLDAQQYKRLKWVRQRYTIYNYCTDRVRFPVPPPECRRDRDI, encoded by the exons ATGCAGTGTTTGTTAGCTGCAATAAGAGTGAGAATGGGTCGTCTTCCAATTACTCTCTGCCTCACCTTCCTGGCTATGGCCACGGTAACATTTGGTGTAGCTCCTAAAAAGGCCGTTGATGTTCCTTTCGGCAGGAACTATTTCCCCACTTGGGCTTTTGATCACATTAAGTACCTCAACGGTGGTTCTGAAGTGCATCTCGTCCTCGACAAGTACACTG GCACCGGGTTTCAGTCCAAAGGTTCCTACTTGTTTGGACACTTCAGTATGCACATAAAGATGGTTCCTGGGGACTCTGCTGGAACTGTAACCGCCTTCTAT TTGTCATCGCAGAGCTCATCAATACATGACGAGATAGACTTCGAGTTTCTAGGGAACAGAACCGGCCAGCCTTACATTTTGCAGACGAACGTGTTTACAGGAGGCAAAGGAAACAGAGAGCAGAGGATAAACCTCTGGTTTGACCCTTCCAAGGACTACCATTCCTATTCAGTTCTCTGGAACATGTATCAGATTGT GTTCTTTGTGGATGATGTGCCGATACGAGTGTTCAAGAACAGCAAAGACATTGGGGTGAAGTTTCCATTCAACCAGCCGATGAAGATATATTCGAGTCTTTGGAACGCTGACGACTGGGCCACAAGGGGAGGCCTAGAGAAGACCAACTGGGCAAAGGCTCCTTTCGTGGCGTCCTACAGAGGCTTCCACGTCGATGGATGTGAGGCTTCGGTTAATGCTAAGTTCTGCGAGACGCAAGGGAAACGTTGGTGGGATCAGAAGGAGTTCCAAGACTTGGATGCTCAACAGTACAAGCGTCTCAAATGGGTTCGTCAGAGATACACTATTTACAACTACTGTACCGACCGTGTAAGGTTTCCCGTGCCTCCTCCTGAGTGCCGCAGAGACCGTGACATCTAA